In the Pedobacter cryoconitis genome, TAGGTAAAAAAAAGGTTATTACTTTTGTTGTTTAATTAAATTTTCAAGTGCTTCCAGGTGTTTTTTAAACGCAAGGATACCTTTTGCCGAAGCAGCATATTGTGTATTAGGTTTACGGCCGATGAAACTTTTGGTTACAGTAATGTATTCTTCCTTTTCCAACGCTTTGAGATGGGAGGCGAGATTACCGTCTGTTGCATTCAGCAGCTCTTTCAACGCATTGAAATCATAATACGCATTGGCAACCAGTACGCTCATAATTTGCAGGCGTATCCGGTTTTCAAAAGCTTTATCGAAAGATTCCAGGGAAATTTTCAC is a window encoding:
- a CDS encoding winged helix-turn-helix domain-containing protein; translation: MKISLESFDKAFENRIRLQIMSVLVANAYYDFNALKELLNATDGNLASHLKALEKEEYITVTKSFIGRKPNTQYAASAKGILAFKKHLEALENLIKQQK